The Papaver somniferum cultivar HN1 unplaced genomic scaffold, ASM357369v1 unplaced-scaffold_18, whole genome shotgun sequence genome includes a window with the following:
- the LOC113337961 gene encoding uncharacterized protein LOC113337961: protein MDFQDFTIIDKSWIGLPRDHDAFKAGVRNFIDYASWDLEPDQKIFCPCKDCNNNKRELVSVVHGHILWNGFMPGYVDWVYHGEGEDQVRETTNTGNVVQDDDEEMSDLLQEMNYDASNFYKLLNDAQVSLYPGCEKFSRLSFIVHLLHVKSLGGLNIKGFDALLSLLTKAFPDAKLPKNFYDARTTIKGLGLGYILIDACENDCVLFWKENADKTSCPVCHASRWKTTELNVDNESIRRTPRGKNIPVKQLRYFPLKPRLQRLFMSSKTASYMRYHAKRRPKDGVLRHPVDAETWKTFDKKHPEFAADPRNVRLALATDGMNPFGNMLHPHSTWPVVLISYNLPPWLCMKEENFILSMIIPGPKSPGNDIDVYLQPLIEELKELWDEGVETYDISKKENFKCRAALLGTISDFPALAMLSGWSTKGEFACPCCGPDRCSERLSNGGKYCYMHHRRYLPAGHHWRHQKSAFDGEKELREPPHLMNGDEIAQQLAHFRQVQFGKNAKQTGLTEITLVTFEHNWKKKSIFHELPYLSSIICFHNVDVMHVEKNICETVLGTVMNVEGKTKDNLKARLDLMDWGLRPELHLRQEGDKIVVPTASFVMSPKEKESFCRTLKDIKVPDGYSSNISRCVNVKDRKIMGLKSHDYHVLMEYLFPIALRGHLDGDILEALSELCMFFKVLCTRVLKIEDLDKLQDSIAITLCKLERIFPPSFFVVMMHLPIHLTQQAKDAGPVQYRWMYPIESLTVITLGICCCTKFNKLERNEDDEAPQPDDRLIVFKQSGRPVGAETWGQLTESEMKQIQLYALLNTKEVQPYEEEHKSELQSRGLRDADVNRRHIKEFPDWFATKIYQLHKKGQVSDELYSLSQGPAKECLSYNGYIINGFRFHTREWESRRKSQNSGLCVPREDEGVAEDENDFYGVVNNIIEARYVGQLRVLLFKCDWRPIAGTDEFGFTSVHMNRRYYVNEPFILASQAQQVFYINDVYNKQNEVVIKTQPRRSFNIPEIDSDGETETESSTSSEAYQEWHSSYSIKDLRGEPHQDRSDSFVWDRNDVPPETISRAAAAVACRSQEDEEENDTDAVYTSDDEDEYEFDDNNNRDDMEF from the exons ATGGATTTCCAAGACTTCACAATTATTGACAAGAGCTGGATAGGACTTCCAAGAGACCACGATGCATTCAAAGCAGGAGTTCGAAATTTCATAGACTATGCGAGCTGGGATTTAGAACCCGACCAGAAAATATTTTGTCCTTGTAAGGATTGCAATAACAATAAGAGAGAGCTTGTGTCTGTAGTGCACGGACATATTCTGTGGAATGGCTTTATGCCGGGATATGTGGATTGGGTATACCATGGAGAAGGGGAAGACCAGGTGAGGGAAACAACCAATACTGGAAATGTGGTGCAGGACGACGATGAAGAAATGTCTGATTTGCTGCAAGAAATGAACTATGACGCCTCCAATTTTTACAAGTTGCTGAACGATGCGCAGGTGTCACTATATCCTGGCTGTGAAAAGTTTTCAAGATTATCCTTCATTGTGCACTTGCTTCATGTCAAGTCCCTCGGTGGATTGAACATCAAGGGGTTTGATGCGTTGTTGAGTCTCTTGACCAAAGCCTTTCCGGATGCCAAACTACCAAAGAATTTTTATGATGCTAGAACAACAATCAAGGGCTTGGGGCTTGGCTACATTTTGATCgatgcttgcgagaatgattgtgTTTTGTTCTGGAAAGAGAATGCAGATAAAACTTCTTGCCCGGTATGTCATGCTTCAAGATGGAAAACTACTGAATTGAATGTGGATAACGAATCAATCAGAAGAACACCAAGAGGTAAAAACATTCCAGTAAAGCAATTGCGGTACTTCCCATTAAAGCCAAGACTTCAGAGGTTATTTATGTCTTCAAAGACCGCTTCTTATATGCGATATCATGCCAAAAGACGTCCCAAAGATGGAGTTTTGAGGCATCCAGTTGATGCAGAGACATGGAAGACCTTTGATAAGAAGCACCCAGAGTTTGCAGCTGATCCTCGCAATGTAAGACTTGCATTAGCAACTGATGGGATGAATCCGTTTGGGAATATGTTGCATCCACATAGTACATGGCCAGTTGTTCTCATCAGTTATAACTTACCACCGTGGTTGTGTATGAAAGAGGAAAATTTTATCTTGTCTATGATAATTCCTGGACCCAAATCCCCAGGAAACGACATCGATGTGTATTTGCAACCACTCATAGAGGAATTGAAGGAATTGTGGGATGAAGGTGTTGAAACTTACGATATTTCAAAGAAAGAGAATTTTAAATGTCGTGCAGCATTACTTGGCACCATCAGTGATTTCCCTGCACTAGCTATGCTTTCCGGGTGGAGCACCAAAGGGGAATTTGCTTGTCCGTGCTGTGGGCCTGACCGATGTTCAGAACGACTGAGCAATGGGGGCAAGTATTGTTACATGCATCATCGTCGATACTTGCCTGCTGGTCATCATTGGCGCCACCAGAAGTCAGCCTTTGATGGAGAGAAAGAACTTCGAGAACCACCACATCTGATGAATGGGGATGAAATTGCTCAACAGCTGGCTCATTTTCGACAAGTTCAGTTTGGTAAGAACGCCAAACAGACTGGTCTGACAGAAATAACACTAGTTACTTTTGAACACAACTGGAAAAAAAAGAGCATATTTCATGAGTTGCCGTACTTAAGCTCAATTATATGTTTTCATAATGTCGATGTGATGCACGTTGAGAAGAATATTTGTGAAACTGTATTGGGCACAGTGATGAAtgtagaagggaaaacgaaagacaaTCTTAAGGCCCGGTTGGATCTGATGGACTGGGGATTACGGCCGGAGTTACATTTGAGACAAGAGGGAGATAAAATAGTGGTGCCAACAGCTTCTTTTGTCATGTCGCCCAAAGAGAAGGAATCTTTTTGTAGAACTTTGAAGGATATTAAGGTTCCCGATGGAtactcatcaaatatttctcgGTGTGTGAACGTTAAGGATCGAAAGATTATGGGTCTGAAAAGTCATGACTATCATGTATTAATGGAATATTTATTTCCTATTGCCTTACGTGGACACTTGGATGGGGATATATTGGAAGCACTGAGTGAGTTATGTATGTTTTTTAAAGTGTTGTGTACACGGGTTCTCAAGATAGAGGATCTGGATAAACTACAAGATAGTATCGCAATTACTTTGTGCAAGTTGGAAAGAATATTCCCCCCATCTTTTTTTGTTGTGATGATGCATTTGCCCATTCATCTAACACAACAAGCAAAGGATGCAGGTCCAGTTCAGTATCGGTGGATGTATCCGATCGAGAG TCTTACTGTAATTACTTTAGGTATCTGC TGTTGTACAAAATTTAATAAACTTGAAAGGAATGAGGATGATGAGGCGCCACAACCTGATGATCGATTAATAGTTTTCAAACAATCCGGTAGGCCCGTTGGAGCTGAAACTTGGGGACAGCTTACGGAGTCAGAGATGAAACAAATCCAACTTTATGCTTTGCTGAATACCAAAGAAGTGCAGCCATATGAGGA GGAACACAAAAGTGAGCTGCAAAGCCGTGGCTTAAGAGACGCCGACGTTAATAGAAGACACATCAAAGAGTTTCCTGATTGGTTTGCAACTAAA ataTACCAATTGCATAAAAAAGGTCAGGTGAGTGATGAACTATATTCGTTGAGTCAAGGTCCTGCTAAAGAATGTTTGAGTTACAATGGCTACATTATCAATGGGTTTAGATTTCATACAAGAGAGTGGGAGAGTCGACGAAAGTCACAGAATAGTGGACTGTGTGTCCCTCGGGAAGACGAAGGTGTagctgaagatgaaaatgattttTATGGAGTTGTGAATAATATTATCGAGGCACGGTATGTGGGTCAACTCCGAGTTCTTCTTTTCAAATGCGATTGGAGACCGATTGCAGGAACAGATGAGTTTGGATTTACTAGTGTCCATATGAATAGAAGATATTATGTGAATGAACCGTTTATTTTAGCATCTCAAGCACAACAGGTTTTCTATATCAATGATGTATATAATAAACAAAATGAAGTGGTTATAAAAACGCAACCTCGTCGGTCTTTCAATATTCCAGAAATAGATTCGGATGGGGAGACTGAAACAGAAAGCTCGACTTCTAGTGAGGCATATCAAGAATGGCATTCAAGCTATTCGATAAAAGATCTTAGAGGAGAGCCACATCAGGATCGCAGTGACAGTTTTGTTTGGGATAGGAACGACGTTCCCCCAGAAACTATCAGTCGTGCTGCAGCAGCAGTAGCTTGTCGAagccaagaagatgaagaggaaaatgACACGGATGCCGTTTACACctctgatgatgaggatgagtatGAATTTGATGATAATAACAACCGCGATGATATGGAATTTTAA